A window of Halodesulfovibrio aestuarii DSM 17919 = ATCC 29578 contains these coding sequences:
- a CDS encoding VCBS domain-containing protein, with protein sequence MVAHNKKIQIVKKPAAGEVLEVAVNAEQDVSFNFDLNTVQATEDGNNLILTFEDESVLKLTGFANNPESIVVVLQDGTVLSAEAIMDAIGEDGVIDTAAGDASSSPHSSSLSDLSGFDSVYDGLQNEEIRHAYDDPSLSSSSPSSNSFVTEVENTPVVAVNDNNETIDAFSGNVTAEEYKDIFNGVASNPVVSGNVLTNDIDPDGDVLTVTPFTSKGRYGTFTLGSDGNWTYTLDNEDSDVVALGDGGTLTDSITYTVSDGQTSDSASLTVTIHGTNDGPVFESGLSGSVTEDTLAADGSV encoded by the coding sequence ATGGTCGCACATAATAAAAAGATTCAGATAGTAAAAAAGCCTGCTGCTGGTGAAGTTCTAGAAGTTGCCGTCAATGCTGAACAGGATGTTTCTTTCAATTTTGATTTGAACACAGTTCAAGCTACTGAAGACGGGAATAATCTTATCTTAACGTTTGAAGACGAATCTGTTCTTAAGCTTACGGGGTTTGCAAATAATCCTGAGTCGATTGTAGTCGTTCTGCAGGACGGCACCGTTCTTTCAGCGGAAGCAATCATGGATGCCATAGGGGAAGATGGTGTCATTGATACAGCTGCGGGTGATGCGTCTTCATCACCACATAGTTCCAGCTTGTCAGACCTGAGTGGGTTTGATTCTGTTTACGATGGCCTTCAGAATGAAGAAATCCGCCATGCTTATGATGACCCCAGCCTATCTTCTTCTTCTCCCTCTTCTAATTCATTCGTAACTGAAGTTGAAAACACCCCTGTTGTTGCCGTTAATGACAATAATGAGACTATTGATGCTTTTAGTGGCAACGTAACAGCAGAAGAGTACAAAGATATTTTTAATGGCGTTGCCTCCAACCCTGTCGTGTCAGGTAATGTTCTTACAAATGATATTGATCCTGACGGTGACGTTTTAACAGTTACTCCGTTTACATCTAAGGGACGGTACGGAACATTTACCCTCGGATCAGATGGTAACTGGACGTATACTCTGGATAATGAAGATTCAGACGTTGTGGCATTGGGTGATGGGGGAACACTTACGGATTCTATCACCTACACTGTTTCTGATGGGCAGACTTCAGATAGTGCGTCGTTGACCGTGACGATTCACGGCACGAACGACGGTCCGGTCTTCGAGAGCGGCCTGAGCGGTTCCGTCACGGAAGATACGCTTGCGGCCGACGGCAGCGT
- a CDS encoding Fur family transcriptional regulator → MKEPIQVFADYIAKNSLKVTPQRMLIVEVFLKDEGHLTTEELYERVKKADPSVGQATVYRTMKLLCDSGIAKEVHFGDGVARYEQSYGSKHHDHLICERCGKNLEVIDDQIERLQDELAAKHGFVLTSHRMYLYGVCSDCRSGK, encoded by the coding sequence ATGAAAGAGCCAATTCAAGTCTTTGCTGATTATATTGCAAAGAATAGCCTGAAGGTTACTCCGCAGCGTATGCTGATTGTTGAAGTGTTTTTAAAAGATGAAGGACACTTAACTACAGAAGAATTGTACGAGCGCGTTAAGAAAGCTGACCCCTCAGTTGGGCAGGCAACCGTGTATCGAACTATGAAGCTACTCTGTGACTCTGGTATCGCTAAAGAAGTTCATTTTGGCGATGGCGTAGCTCGTTATGAGCAAAGTTACGGTAGCAAACATCATGATCATTTGATCTGTGAACGATGCGGAAAAAATTTGGAAGTAATTGACGACCAGATAGAACGCCTACAGGATGAACTGGCTGCTAAGCATGGTTTTGTTCTGACTAGTCACAGGATGTACCTATATGGTGTGTGTAGTGACTGTCGATCTGGCAAGTAA
- a CDS encoding insulinase family protein has translation MTEQFGFELVDEQRVEELATTARLWKHRKTGAQVLSMNNADENKVFGVSFRTPPSDSTGVAHILEHSVLCGSEKFPVKEPFVELLKGSLQTFLNAFTYPDKTCYPVASTNLQDFYNLIDVYLDAAFFPLINEQIFEQEGWHYHVENVEDPLSYRGVVYNEMRGAYSSPDSVLHERSQQSLFPDITYGLDSGGDPEVIPQLTYEQFKNFHETYYHPSNGRFFFWGDDDEAKRLEKLSGTLERFSALEVDSYVPLQEEFERPVALLEGYAAGPATSEHQGRAMFTMNWLLPETSEAELNLAFQMLEQILIGMPASPLRKALIESGLGEDLAGVGLENELRQMYFSTGLSGIKSENADVVEALIFDTLNGLAKDGIDKECIEAAVNSIEFDLRENNSGRFPVGLSIMVRSLTTWLYDADPLALIAFEEPLNFIKERLANGDRLFEDLISAFLVGNNHRTTVLLVPDEDLQEERTKRVEKCLAEVRNEMSSADLAAVVENTALLQKMQQTPDSDDAVASIPRLTIEDIPAENKTIPQKEAAHSGVAVYTHDLETNGVVYASAAFDVAGLEASLLPYVPLLGRCLTEVGTDKLDFVELGMRIAAKTGGISADLMTATTIGERDPLAKLVVYGKATEDKVSDLFELLQTVVLDAKLDNKERFRSIVLEEKSRIEQGIVPSGHMIVMSHLRGCFDVAGWVAEQTGGISYLGFIRTLADRIAGDWDEVLADLEHVRAAILKKSETIISVTAESSGLNAVDSLVKGFIEVLPERPVESALWQPTFAIANEAFLIPAQVNYVGKGADLYALGYKYHGSANVIFKHLRMGWLWDQVRVQGGAYGAFAAFDRSTGVLAQVSYRDPNLENTLKAFDGSAAYLQNLKLGKAELEKAIIGAIGDLDTHMLPDAKGSAAVTRKMLGDTEAMRQQMRDEILSTTLDHFHSFADVLHAAAEKGHICVLGGNGVREAAETNGWNISEIL, from the coding sequence ATGACAGAACAGTTCGGCTTTGAACTTGTTGATGAACAGCGTGTAGAAGAGTTGGCAACAACTGCCCGTTTGTGGAAACACCGTAAAACTGGTGCACAAGTGCTGTCTATGAACAATGCCGATGAAAACAAGGTGTTTGGCGTATCCTTCAGAACTCCACCATCCGATTCAACAGGTGTTGCGCATATTCTGGAGCACTCCGTGTTATGTGGGTCAGAAAAGTTTCCTGTAAAAGAGCCGTTTGTAGAATTACTTAAAGGTTCTTTGCAGACTTTTTTGAATGCGTTTACCTATCCGGATAAGACTTGTTATCCTGTAGCTTCAACCAATCTTCAGGATTTCTATAACTTAATAGATGTTTATCTTGATGCGGCGTTTTTCCCACTCATTAATGAGCAAATTTTTGAGCAGGAAGGCTGGCATTACCATGTTGAAAATGTTGAAGACCCGTTAAGTTACCGTGGCGTCGTATACAATGAAATGCGTGGTGCTTACAGTTCTCCGGATAGTGTGTTGCATGAGCGTTCTCAGCAGTCACTTTTTCCGGATATCACGTATGGTCTTGATTCCGGCGGTGATCCTGAAGTTATTCCTCAGCTTACGTACGAGCAGTTTAAAAATTTCCATGAGACTTATTACCATCCTTCCAACGGGCGTTTTTTCTTCTGGGGCGATGATGATGAAGCAAAACGTCTTGAAAAGCTTTCAGGAACCTTGGAGCGTTTCTCCGCACTGGAAGTAGATTCGTACGTACCGCTTCAGGAAGAATTTGAGCGTCCCGTCGCACTGCTGGAAGGGTATGCTGCTGGTCCTGCAACCAGTGAGCATCAGGGACGAGCTATGTTTACTATGAACTGGCTGCTTCCTGAAACTTCCGAAGCAGAATTGAACCTCGCATTCCAGATGCTTGAGCAGATACTTATAGGTATGCCTGCGTCTCCATTGCGTAAGGCTCTTATCGAGTCTGGCCTTGGTGAGGATCTTGCGGGCGTCGGTCTGGAAAACGAATTGCGTCAGATGTATTTCTCCACCGGTCTTTCCGGTATTAAATCTGAGAATGCAGACGTTGTTGAAGCTCTGATTTTTGATACGCTTAACGGCCTTGCTAAGGACGGTATTGATAAAGAGTGTATTGAAGCTGCTGTGAATAGTATTGAATTTGATCTCCGTGAGAACAACTCCGGTCGGTTCCCCGTTGGCTTGTCCATAATGGTTCGTTCCTTGACCACGTGGCTGTACGACGCCGACCCGTTGGCTCTTATTGCATTTGAAGAGCCTCTTAATTTTATTAAAGAGCGTCTTGCTAATGGTGATCGTCTGTTTGAAGACCTTATCAGCGCATTCCTCGTGGGCAATAATCATCGCACAACAGTGCTGCTTGTACCGGACGAAGACTTGCAGGAAGAGCGGACAAAACGGGTAGAGAAGTGTCTTGCCGAAGTTCGTAATGAAATGAGTAGCGCGGATCTGGCTGCTGTTGTTGAAAATACAGCTTTGCTACAGAAAATGCAGCAGACTCCGGATAGTGATGATGCTGTGGCTAGTATTCCTCGCCTTACTATCGAAGACATTCCTGCAGAAAATAAGACAATTCCGCAGAAAGAAGCAGCACATTCCGGTGTGGCTGTGTATACGCATGATCTGGAAACAAACGGGGTTGTGTATGCTTCGGCTGCGTTTGATGTTGCCGGGCTGGAAGCTTCGTTGCTTCCGTACGTACCACTTCTTGGTCGATGTTTGACTGAGGTCGGAACAGACAAGCTTGATTTTGTTGAGCTGGGTATGCGGATTGCAGCAAAAACAGGTGGGATCAGTGCCGATCTTATGACCGCGACCACGATTGGTGAGCGTGATCCGCTTGCAAAACTTGTGGTTTACGGCAAAGCTACTGAAGATAAGGTTTCTGATCTGTTTGAGTTGTTGCAGACCGTGGTTCTGGATGCCAAGCTTGATAATAAGGAGCGCTTCCGTTCTATCGTTCTGGAAGAAAAATCTCGTATCGAACAGGGGATTGTTCCGTCCGGTCATATGATAGTCATGTCCCATCTACGTGGCTGCTTTGATGTAGCAGGCTGGGTGGCTGAACAGACTGGCGGTATCAGTTATCTCGGATTCATTCGTACTTTGGCTGATAGGATTGCTGGAGACTGGGATGAAGTGCTTGCTGATTTAGAGCATGTTCGTGCAGCTATTCTTAAAAAGTCTGAAACGATTATTTCTGTCACTGCTGAATCAAGTGGGCTTAATGCTGTAGATAGCCTTGTGAAAGGTTTTATTGAAGTTTTGCCTGAGCGTCCAGTTGAATCAGCGTTATGGCAGCCAACCTTTGCTATTGCAAATGAGGCATTCCTTATTCCTGCACAGGTCAACTATGTGGGCAAGGGTGCTGACCTATACGCACTTGGCTATAAATATCATGGCTCTGCTAATGTGATTTTCAAACATCTGCGTATGGGATGGCTTTGGGATCAAGTTCGCGTGCAAGGTGGTGCGTATGGCGCGTTTGCAGCGTTTGATCGCAGTACAGGCGTTCTTGCGCAGGTTTCCTACCGCGATCCGAACCTTGAAAATACGTTGAAAGCATTTGACGGATCAGCTGCGTATTTACAGAATCTCAAGCTTGGTAAGGCAGAATTGGAAAAGGCTATCATAGGTGCTATCGGAGATCTTGATACTCATATGCTTCCTGATGCTAAAGGTTCTGCCGCTGTTACTCGTAAAATGCTTGGTGATACTGAAGCGATGCGTCAACAGATGCGTGATGAGATTTTGTCAACAACGCTTGATCATTTCCACTCTTTCGCCGATGTGCTCCACGCAGCGGCAGAAAAAGGGCATATCTGCGTGCTTGGTGGAAACGGTGTGCGCGAAGCTGCAGAAACGAATGGCTGGAATATTAGTGAAATTCTGTAG
- a CDS encoding GGDEF domain-containing protein, whose protein sequence is MLRIIQNIFYLNEQSRFQRAAQAFLLGICAPLGWLGITHVLQLKVVDPLYEVALYSYITVGSTFVMVGFALCISKSEEHFARMSLLDPLTSLYNSRYLLTRADQEFAHLERTGQNMALLMADIDHFKYVNDKYGHSVGDIVLQQIAHIMQTTARKTDIVARVGGEEFALLLPGSTTDGAMRLAERIRDRIEHTPIVLPDGRTLNVKISLGVSSTEEFSPQIFNELYESADNALYRAKRDGRNRVVKAVETDPLTSEVAC, encoded by the coding sequence ATGCTGCGCATTATTCAGAATATATTTTATCTTAATGAGCAAAGCCGGTTTCAACGAGCTGCTCAGGCATTTCTTTTAGGTATCTGTGCCCCTTTGGGATGGCTCGGTATTACTCACGTACTTCAGTTGAAAGTAGTTGATCCTCTGTACGAAGTTGCGCTGTATTCATACATAACAGTAGGTAGTACCTTTGTTATGGTCGGGTTTGCGCTGTGTATAAGTAAAAGTGAAGAGCATTTTGCCAGAATGAGTCTGTTGGATCCGCTTACTTCGTTGTATAATAGCAGGTACCTGCTTACACGGGCTGATCAGGAATTTGCTCATTTAGAGCGGACAGGCCAGAATATGGCGTTGCTCATGGCTGACATTGATCACTTTAAGTATGTGAATGACAAGTACGGGCATTCTGTAGGTGATATAGTCCTGCAACAGATTGCCCATATTATGCAGACAACAGCCCGCAAGACTGATATTGTGGCGCGAGTCGGCGGTGAGGAATTCGCTCTTCTGCTGCCGGGTTCAACAACTGATGGTGCAATGAGGCTTGCCGAACGTATCAGGGATCGGATTGAACATACTCCGATTGTCCTGCCGGATGGGCGAACCTTGAATGTTAAAATATCATTGGGAGTGTCTTCAACTGAAGAGTTTTCTCCGCAGATATTTAATGAGTTGTATGAAAGTGCAGATAACGCGTTGTACCGTGCAAAACGCGATGGTCGTAACCGTGTTGTCAAAGCTGTTGAAACTGACCCCCTGACAAGCGAAGTTGCGTGTTAG
- a CDS encoding helix-turn-helix domain-containing protein — MSIGIKHTYTLGEAAELLSCHKETIRRAIKDGSLQAAKLGRGYRVSRVDLEAFWQAQGGGVLFEKVEQQVVEPEPEREPVDTKPKKPRGPEQLTLPT, encoded by the coding sequence TTGAGTATTGGCATAAAGCATACGTACACACTTGGTGAGGCAGCTGAACTTCTTAGCTGTCATAAAGAGACCATTCGCAGAGCGATTAAAGACGGTAGCCTGCAAGCAGCAAAGCTTGGGCGAGGCTACAGAGTCTCTCGTGTTGATCTTGAAGCTTTTTGGCAAGCTCAGGGGGGCGGTGTATTGTTCGAGAAGGTCGAACAGCAGGTTGTCGAACCGGAACCGGAGCGGGAACCGGTAGACACAAAACCTAAAAAACCGCGGGGGCCGGAACAGCTAACGTTACCCACCTAA
- the thiD gene encoding bifunctional hydroxymethylpyrimidine kinase/phosphomethylpyrimidine kinase: MQKHPCVLTIAGSDSGGGAGIQADLKTMTVLGGFGTSVITALTAQNGLGVTGIHAPEPDFVVQQLTTVLEGFPIAAAKTGMLFSAPIITGVADVLIKHSFPLVIDPVSVSTSGHALLQQDAVDALVERILPLATVVTPNKPEAEMLAGIKITTEADVATAIKRILAMGPKAVLLKGGHFDENNEELVDWLGFPDVAPLGIHHSRVATKNTHGTGCTLSAAIATFLAHGFELKPAVKKAQIYLSHCLRNSYTPGEGFGPPNHAAPCER; this comes from the coding sequence ATGCAAAAACATCCATGCGTGCTTACTATTGCTGGTTCAGATTCCGGTGGAGGCGCGGGAATTCAGGCAGATTTGAAAACAATGACCGTGCTCGGTGGGTTCGGTACAAGTGTTATTACGGCGTTGACTGCACAGAATGGTCTGGGCGTAACAGGGATTCACGCGCCGGAACCGGACTTTGTTGTGCAGCAGCTAACAACCGTTTTGGAAGGATTTCCGATTGCTGCAGCCAAAACGGGTATGTTGTTTTCTGCACCAATTATTACTGGTGTAGCAGATGTACTTATTAAGCACAGTTTCCCGCTTGTAATTGATCCTGTATCAGTGAGCACTAGCGGCCATGCGTTGTTACAGCAGGATGCCGTAGACGCTCTTGTCGAACGAATCCTTCCGCTTGCAACTGTGGTGACACCTAACAAGCCGGAAGCAGAAATGCTTGCCGGTATCAAAATTACAACAGAAGCAGATGTTGCAACAGCAATTAAGCGTATTCTTGCCATGGGGCCTAAAGCCGTGTTGCTGAAAGGCGGGCATTTTGATGAGAACAATGAAGAACTGGTTGATTGGTTGGGATTCCCTGATGTAGCTCCTCTCGGGATACACCATTCGCGTGTTGCAACAAAAAATACGCATGGTACAGGGTGTACTCTATCAGCCGCAATTGCGACATTTTTGGCACATGGCTTTGAATTGAAGCCAGCAGTGAAGAAGGCGCAGATTTATTTATCTCATTGTCTGCGCAACAGCTATACCCCGGGTGAAGGCTTTGGGCCTCCCAACCACGCTGCCCCGTGTGAGCGGTAG
- the proB gene encoding glutamate 5-kinase, with amino-acid sequence MDWEQEREQVLNQAKCVVVKVGSAVLTSGLGVDLTVIKNLTHQLAQLHDRGTQVVLVSSGAVAAGRTVLKTCCEIKGVPDKQAAAAVGQGRLMHFYNEEFTANGKLSAQVLLTRDDLKDRNRLLNARNTFASLLAWRAIPIVNANDTVATAELAFTDNDNLASLLLNVVNADLYINLTSAKGVYTSNPDGDSNAKPIEVIEDIQSLDLEAMCGGKTTVGTGGMLSKLTAAGRAAQLGVPTLIISGLQKDAIVRAFSGEKMGTWVCPDSKKVSSRKYWLAYHSDPEGSVIVDAGAEKALVERGKSLLPAGIIRVDGVFGQGALVRVVSEDDVVIGMGLTNYASGDLKKVLRKHSDELEAIMGASCYTEAIHRDNLLMDAVV; translated from the coding sequence ATGGATTGGGAACAAGAGCGCGAGCAGGTTCTGAACCAGGCTAAATGTGTTGTTGTTAAAGTGGGTAGCGCTGTCCTTACTTCCGGTTTGGGGGTTGACCTTACCGTTATTAAAAACCTTACACATCAGCTGGCGCAGTTGCATGACCGTGGGACACAGGTTGTGCTGGTTTCTTCCGGTGCGGTCGCCGCAGGCAGAACTGTTCTGAAAACATGTTGTGAGATTAAAGGCGTTCCAGACAAGCAGGCTGCCGCAGCTGTTGGTCAAGGGAGACTCATGCATTTTTATAATGAAGAGTTTACCGCCAACGGCAAGTTGTCTGCACAAGTTCTGCTTACCCGTGATGATTTGAAAGACCGTAATCGTCTGCTTAACGCGCGTAACACCTTTGCGTCCTTGCTTGCGTGGCGAGCTATTCCTATAGTGAACGCTAACGATACGGTAGCGACTGCTGAATTGGCGTTTACGGATAATGATAATCTTGCCTCTTTGCTTCTTAACGTTGTGAATGCGGATTTGTACATAAATCTCACTTCTGCAAAAGGTGTGTATACTTCCAACCCTGATGGTGATTCTAACGCTAAGCCAATTGAAGTTATTGAAGACATTCAGTCTCTTGATCTTGAGGCTATGTGTGGCGGTAAGACTACAGTAGGTACAGGTGGTATGCTCTCCAAGCTCACTGCTGCTGGTCGTGCCGCCCAGCTTGGTGTTCCGACACTTATTATATCCGGTTTGCAGAAAGACGCCATTGTTCGAGCCTTTTCCGGTGAAAAAATGGGCACATGGGTTTGTCCGGATAGCAAAAAAGTTTCCAGCCGCAAATACTGGCTTGCCTATCATTCTGATCCGGAAGGATCAGTCATTGTCGATGCCGGTGCGGAAAAAGCACTTGTTGAACGTGGCAAAAGTTTGCTTCCGGCAGGGATTATCCGTGTTGATGGCGTATTTGGTCAGGGTGCCCTTGTTCGTGTTGTTTCAGAAGATGATGTTGTCATTGGTATGGGGCTTACAAACTATGCATCCGGTGATCTAAAAAAAGTTTTGCGTAAGCATAGCGATGAACTGGAAGCCATTATGGGTGCCAGTTGCTACACAGAAGCGATTCACCGTGACAATTTGCTCATGGACGCCGTTGTTTAA
- the obgE gene encoding GTPase ObgE — protein MRFVDEAIINIRAGKGGNGCVSFRREKFIPKGGPDGGDGGDGGSVYVRGSSKLLSLYDFRLKRNYAAEGGHSGGGSQMFGRKGKDLILDLPVGTLLYAIRADGVEELVADLSEPDEEILLCRGGRGGHGNEFFKSATMRTPRFAQPGEEGESIKVRLELKILADAGLLGLPNAGKSTFISKVSAARPKIANYAFTTLTPNLGVMINEYDTDQRMVIADIPGLIEGAHEGQGLGHRFLKHVERTRFLVHILSIEDVDLEDPWSGFDLINEELVKFDTVLGDRLQIQVINKIDLADAELVEHLKEKAAEDGRTIYFMSALDGVGVEEVVEEMWRLRDTLDMSAPVNTARTWEPEDEDEDDDDFSDVEVVWVTEE, from the coding sequence ATGCGTTTTGTCGATGAAGCAATCATCAATATTCGTGCCGGCAAGGGCGGCAACGGCTGCGTATCTTTTCGCAGAGAAAAATTTATCCCTAAAGGTGGTCCGGACGGCGGCGACGGCGGTGATGGCGGCAGCGTGTATGTACGCGGTTCCTCCAAATTGCTTTCCCTCTACGACTTCCGTTTAAAGCGTAACTATGCGGCAGAAGGCGGCCATTCCGGTGGCGGTAGCCAGATGTTCGGCCGTAAAGGTAAGGATCTGATTCTTGACCTGCCTGTTGGTACGCTTCTCTATGCTATTCGTGCAGATGGCGTTGAAGAACTTGTGGCTGACCTTTCCGAACCGGATGAAGAAATTCTTCTTTGTCGCGGCGGGCGTGGCGGTCATGGTAATGAATTTTTTAAATCAGCAACAATGCGCACTCCCCGCTTTGCCCAGCCCGGTGAAGAAGGTGAATCGATCAAGGTTCGTCTTGAGCTTAAAATACTTGCTGATGCCGGCCTTCTCGGCCTTCCAAATGCTGGCAAATCTACTTTTATTTCTAAAGTATCCGCTGCTCGTCCAAAGATTGCAAATTATGCATTTACGACCCTTACACCAAATCTTGGTGTAATGATTAACGAGTATGATACTGACCAGCGTATGGTTATTGCGGATATTCCGGGTCTGATTGAAGGCGCACACGAAGGTCAGGGGCTTGGACACCGCTTTTTGAAGCACGTAGAACGTACCCGTTTCCTCGTCCATATTCTAAGCATTGAAGACGTTGACTTGGAAGATCCTTGGTCCGGTTTCGACCTTATTAACGAAGAGCTTGTTAAGTTTGATACTGTGCTCGGTGATCGTTTGCAGATTCAGGTCATAAACAAAATTGACCTTGCTGATGCAGAGCTTGTAGAGCATCTTAAGGAAAAAGCTGCTGAAGATGGTCGTACCATCTACTTCATGTCTGCGCTTGACGGTGTTGGTGTAGAAGAAGTGGTAGAAGAGATGTGGAGACTTCGTGATACTCTCGACATGAGCGCGCCAGTTAACACTGCACGTACATGGGAACCTGAGGACGAAGACGAGGATGACGATGACTTCTCCGATGTAGAAGTTGTATGGGTGACTGAAGAATAA
- the rpmA gene encoding 50S ribosomal protein L27 — translation MAHKKAGGSSRNGRDSNGQRRGVKCYGGQSVLAGNILVRQLGTKVFPGENVGMGRDFTLFAKVDGVVKYEKYMRKKAVKTRVCIVPFAAE, via the coding sequence ATGGCACATAAGAAAGCTGGTGGTAGTTCCAGAAACGGCCGCGACTCGAACGGCCAACGACGTGGCGTTAAATGCTACGGTGGTCAGAGTGTTCTTGCTGGTAACATCCTTGTTCGTCAGCTCGGCACCAAAGTTTTCCCTGGTGAAAACGTAGGCATGGGTAGAGACTTTACCCTGTTCGCAAAGGTTGACGGCGTAGTTAAGTACGAAAAGTACATGCGCAAAAAAGCTGTGAAAACTCGTGTATGCATTGTTCCATTTGCTGCTGAGTAA
- the rplU gene encoding 50S ribosomal protein L21, translated as MYAIVETGGKQFRVEEGGKIFVEKLEAEAGSEIILDKVLLVGGDELSVGAPYVEGAKVTAEVLEHGRGKKVIIFKKRRRHDSRKKQGHRQAYTALKIKGIEA; from the coding sequence ATGTACGCAATCGTCGAAACTGGCGGTAAGCAGTTCCGTGTTGAAGAAGGCGGAAAAATTTTTGTTGAGAAGCTCGAAGCAGAAGCTGGCAGCGAAATCATTCTCGATAAAGTTCTTTTGGTTGGTGGTGATGAGCTTTCCGTAGGCGCTCCTTACGTTGAAGGCGCTAAAGTTACCGCTGAAGTGCTCGAGCATGGCCGCGGCAAGAAGGTTATTATCTTCAAAAAACGTCGTCGTCATGACTCCCGTAAAAAGCAGGGTCACCGTCAGGCATACACTGCTCTTAAAATCAAAGGCATTGAAGCCTAG
- the rfbA gene encoding glucose-1-phosphate thymidylyltransferase RfbA — protein sequence MKGIILAGGSGTRLYPITRGVCKQLLPVYDKPMIYYPLSTLMLAGIREICIISTPEDLPRFKGMFGDGSQLGLQLEYIEQPKPEGLAQAFILAEEFIETSSVSLILGDNLFYSDGLTEMLERCATTTHGGVVFGYHVQDPQRYGVVEFDADFNALSVEEKPEEPRSSYAVTGLYFFDNRAVEFAKQIKPSPRGELEITDIVDMYLQEGTLKVEVLGRGMAWLDTGTFDSMQQASSFVQTVQNRQGLKIACIEEVAFNKGYINKEQLRELAQPMLKNDYGQYLMRLVGA from the coding sequence ATGAAAGGCATTATCCTCGCTGGAGGCTCCGGCACACGACTGTACCCGATTACTCGCGGAGTATGTAAGCAGCTGTTACCAGTATACGACAAGCCGATGATATACTACCCACTGTCAACTCTTATGCTTGCAGGCATTCGCGAAATCTGCATTATATCTACTCCGGAAGATCTTCCCCGATTTAAAGGAATGTTTGGAGACGGCTCCCAGCTCGGATTACAACTAGAATACATTGAACAGCCCAAACCGGAAGGTCTGGCGCAAGCATTTATTCTTGCCGAAGAATTCATCGAAACCTCTTCCGTCAGTCTTATCCTCGGCGACAACCTGTTCTACAGCGACGGCTTGACAGAAATGCTGGAACGTTGCGCCACGACGACACACGGTGGAGTTGTTTTCGGTTACCATGTGCAAGACCCGCAGCGCTATGGCGTTGTGGAATTTGACGCAGATTTCAACGCATTGAGCGTAGAAGAAAAACCGGAGGAACCTCGTTCCTCTTACGCGGTCACGGGGCTGTATTTCTTTGACAACCGTGCGGTAGAATTTGCCAAGCAAATCAAACCGTCACCTCGTGGTGAACTTGAGATTACTGATATTGTAGACATGTATCTGCAGGAAGGGACTCTTAAAGTAGAAGTACTTGGTCGAGGCATGGCATGGCTGGACACTGGAACATTTGATTCCATGCAGCAGGCATCTTCCTTTGTACAAACAGTGCAGAACAGACAAGGATTGAAAATTGCCTGCATTGAAGAAGTTGCTTTTAATAAAGGGTATATAAATAAAGAGCAGTTACGTGAATTAGCTCAGCCAATGCTCAAAAATGACTATGGTCAATACTTGATGCGACTCGTGGGTGCATAG